From the Hevea brasiliensis isolate MT/VB/25A 57/8 chromosome 15, ASM3005281v1, whole genome shotgun sequence genome, one window contains:
- the LOC110635451 gene encoding auxin-responsive protein IAA14, protein MASVLGVADRDFNYKETELCLGLPGGGKTEMETTSKATGKRGFAETVDLKLNLQAKDCVMDLNDNIKNASKDKNLLPAATIKDPAKPPAKAQVVGWPPVRSYRKNIMAQKNTSEEGEKASGNSAAFVKVCMDGAPYLRKVDLKMYKSYQELSDALAKMFSSFTMGNYGAQGMIDFMNESKLMDLLNSSEYVPTYEDKDGDWMLVGDVPWEMFVDSCKRLRIMKGSEAIGLAPRAMEKCKSRT, encoded by the exons ATGGCGAGCGTACTAGGAGTCGCTGACCGAGATTTTAACTACAAGGAGACTGAGCTGTGTCTTGGATTGCCCGGTGGTGGAAAAACTGAGATGGAGACCACATCAAAGGCAACTGGGAAAAGAGGATTTGCTGAGACTGTTGATTTGAAGCTTAATCTCCAGGCAAAGGATTGTGTCATGGATCTGAATGATAATATCAAGAATGCTTCTAAGGACAAGAACCTCCTTCCTGCTGCTACCATCAAGGACCCGGCCAAGCCACCAGCCAa GGCACAAGTTGTGGGTTGGCCACCGGTTAGATCTTACAGGAAGAACATTATGGCTCAGAAGAACACCAGCGAGGAAGGTGAGAAAGCAAGCGGCAATAGTGCAGCATTTGTGAAGGTTTGCATGGATGGTGCACCTTATCTTCGTAAGGTAGACCTGAAGATGTACAAAAGCTACCAAGAGCTATCTGATGCCTTGGCCAAAATGTTCAGCTCTTTCACCATGG GTAATTATGGAGCCCAAGGAATGATAGACTTTATGAATGAAAGCAAGTTGATGGATCTTCTCAACAGCTCTGAGTATGTGCCAACCTATGAAGATAAGGATGGTGACTGGATGCTCGTGGGCGACGTTCCGTGGGA GATGTTTGTTGATTCATGCAAGCGCTTGCGCATTATGAAAGGATCTGAAGCTATTGGACTTG CACCAAGAGCTATGGAGAAATGCAAGAGCAGAACCTGA
- the LOC110635413 gene encoding auxin-induced protein 22B, producing the protein MEGGVVYENDLNLKATELRLGLPGTERNEEQPVSCTRNNKRPLPETRDQDGGTKAKYDAPHADPDTPHAPKAQMVGWPPIRSYRKNSLQQPKQTEAESAGMYVKVSMDGAPYLRKIDLKVYKGYPELLKALENMFKLTIGEYSEREGYKGSEYAPTYEDKDGDWMLVGDVPWDMFMSSCKRMRVMKGSEARGLGYEA; encoded by the exons ATGGAAGGTGGTGTTGTATATGAGAATGATCTCAACCTCAAGGCTACTGAGCTCAGACTTGGGTTGCCAGGAACGGAAAGAAATGAGGAACAACCAGTTTCTTGTACTAGAAATAACAAGAGGCCGTTGCCGGAGACCAGAGATCAGGATGGTGGAACAAAAGCCAAATATGATGCTCCACATGCTGACCCTGACACACCCCATGCGCCTAA AGCACAGATGGTGGGGTGGCCGCCAATACGATCCTACAGGAAAAATAGCTTGCAACAGCCTAAGCAGACTGAGGCTGAGTCTGCTGGCATGTACGTGAAAGTAAGCATGGACGGAGCACCATACCTTAGAAAGATTGACCTCAAGGTTTACAAAGGGTATCCAGAGCTCCTCAAGGCCTTAGAGAACATGTTCAAGTTGACCATAG GTGAGTATTCAGAGAGAGAAGGCTACAAAGGATCAGAATATGCACCTACTTATGAAGACAAAGATGGTGACTGGATGCTGGTTGGAGATGTTCCATGGGA TATGTTCATGTCATCTTGCAAGAGGATGAGAGTCATGAAAGGATCGGAAGCAAGAGGCTTGGGCTATGAAGCATGA